In Halalkalicoccus subterraneus, the sequence GCTCGCGCACCAGCGCGCGGGCGATGGCGACGCGCTGGCGCTGGCCGCCGGACATCTCCTCGGGCATCCGATCCATCATCCCTTCGAGTTGGACGATGTCGGCGGCCTCCTCGACCCGTCTGTCGATCTCGTCCTTCTCGTACTTGCGGATCCGGAGGCCGAAGCTGATGTTGTCGTAGACGTCCATGTGGGGAAACAGCGCGATGTTCTGGAACACCATCGCGATGCCCCTGTCCTTCGGCGGGAGCGTGGTCACGTCCCGATCGCCGATGTGGATCGTTCCCTCGGTGGGTTTCGTCAGCCCGGCGATCGTCTCCATCGTGGTCGATTTCCCACAGCCGGAGGGGCCAACGAAGGTGACGAACTCTCCGTCACCGATCTCCATGTTCATGTCGTCGACCGCCGTTACGTCCTCGTACCGTTTCGTGACTCCGTCGAGTGTGACTCGTGCCATGATATTACTCCTTGAGGCCGCCCGCCGTCAGTCCGCTGACGATCTTCTCCTGTGCGACGACCACGAGGATCGCCATCGGCAACACACCGATGATCGAGGCCGCGGCCATCGCGTTGTACAACGTCTGGTACTGTCCCTGGAATCCGAGGATCCCGTCGAGGATCGGCGCCCAGTTCTGGGGCTGTCCGTCGGTCATCAGAAACGAGAAGAAGAACTCGTTGTAGACGCCGATGAAGGTGAGCACGCCCGCGGTGGCGACCCCAGGGGCCGAAAGCGGAACGATCACTCGGAACAGCGCGCCGAGCCGGGTCGTTCCCTCGACGCGCGCGGCGTCCTCTAACCCGTCGGGGATCTGGCTGTAGAAGGTAGTGAGGATGAAGATCGCGAGGGGCATATAGATCGCCGACAGCGGGATGACGAGCGCGAACGGCGTGTTGTAGAGGCTGCCGTTCGAGAGGACCGGTTCGAGGATCGAGACGCTCGTGTTGAACAGGTCGTTGAGCGGGATGAAAAACGCCGCCGGCGGGAAAAACGACACCAGCAACACGAGCAACATGAGGGGGCCCTTGCCGGGAAACGAGAGCCGACCGAAGACGTAGCCCGCTAAACTCGCGACGAGCAACACGACGATCGTCGAGACCGTCGCGATCACGAAGCTGTTGAACATGTAGCGGTGGAACGGCAGGATCTCGAACACCTCGATGAACACGCCGGGATTGAACCCGTTGGGCGTCAGCCAGACGTCCTGGAGCTGGCCCTCAGGGGTGAGCGCAACCATCAACAGCCAATAGAACGGGAACAGCGTCGTGACGAGGAAGAAGATCGTCACGAGCCAGAACAACGGCCGGTAGGCCCGTCCAGGATCGGAGATCGAGTCGCCGACCCATCGCTCGAACGGCCCCGAATCGCGCTCGGCACCCTGTTCGTTCGATCCCGTCTCCGCCGTCTCGGTTTCCGTTGCCATCAGTAAATCCCTCCGTCGGTGTCTCTGAACTTGACGAGGTAGATCGAAATGAACACCCCGATGATCGCCGCCGTCATGAACGCCACCGCGGCCGCGGTGCCGTAGATGCGCGTCCCGCCGAACATCGCCTCGACGACCATACAGGTCATCGACGGGACGGTCGTACAGCCCGCGGTCGATTCGATCAGCCCGTAGATTCGCATCGCCTCCATCGTCCGGAACAGCATCGCGACCAAGACCGCCGGCAACGCCAGCGGGAGCGTGATCAGCCTGAAGCGCTGCCATGCCGAGGCCCCCGAGACCTTCGCGACGTCGTAGAGGCTCCGGTCGACGCTCTGGAGGCCCGCGAGGATCAACAGCGCCATGAACGCCGATGTCTTCCAGACGTCGGCGATCAGGACGATGAAGAACGAGTCCTGACTGCTCGCAAGTGGATTGGCACTGAACAGTCCAAGAGAATTCATCAGATCCGTGCCGAATCCGACCGTCGGCTGGAAGATCAGGAAGAAGATCATCCCTTGGATGACGATCGGCACCGCCCACGGGAGGATGACCGCCACGCGGACCCAGCGGCGACCCCGGAAGTCCTTATCGAGGACCAGTGCTTGTCCGAACCCGATCAGCGTCGTGAACAGCACGTTCAGGATCGCGAATGCCAGTGTGACGAACAACGCCTGCTGGAAGAGCCCAACGCCGGGCTCGATGAAGGGGAAGCTGCCGGTGAGCTGGATGTCGAGGAACTGCCGGGCGAGGCGGACGTCGCCGGTCAGAATATCGATGTAGTTCTGGAAACCGACGAACCCGCCGACCGACGCGGCACCCCGGGTTTGGTTCTCGAGGAACGATATCCAGAACGTCGAGGCCAACGGGTAGAACGCGACGACTGCCAGTATCGCGAACGCCGGGGCCAACAGCAGGTAGGCGTAGGCGGCCTCGCTCAGGTTCTCCATCCAGTCGATGACGGGCGCGAGCCGTCCACGATTGTGTCTTTCAGTCGACATGTTAGTTCCCCACGTCCTGTTCGCTGTCTTGAAGCCGGTCTTTCAGGTCGCTCATCGCCTGTTCGGGCGTCTTCTCCTGGGTGTAGGCGTTGTGAACCTCGATGGCGATCACCGCACCCTGTTCCGCCCAAATGTCGGTCACCGGCCGCGGAACTGCGTTCTCGCCGAGCGTCTGGAACGTATCGATATACCGGTTCAACGGCTCGATCTGCTGGGCCTCATCGGTTTCCAGTAAGTCGAGGTTGGGGGGGAACCACGTTCCCTCCTCGTACAGCGTCAGTTGGGCGTTCTCGGCGGTGAGGGCCTCGAGCAACTGGACGCACTCGTCGATTCGCTCGGTGTTGGGGTTGATCGCCAGATGCCAGCCGCCGAGGGCGGTACAGGTCCCACCGAGCCCGTCGTGGGACGCCTCCTCGGGAGTGACGCCGTAGGGGATCGGCATCGCGCCGATCGCATCGCCGAACGCGTCCTCGGTGGCCGTCTCGGCGATCGCAAAGGCGGGCCAGTTACGGTTGGCCACGGCGTTGCCGTTCGCAAAGGGGCCCAGCGACGTGTCCTCCGTCCACTGGACGATCGAAGTGGGTGCGATCTGTTCGTAGCCCTCGAGGGCGTGCTCGTCGTCCTGACCGTACATGAACGCTCGCATCATGCGGATCGTATCGAGCACTTCCTCTTCCTCCACGGTGATGGGGCGGTCGCCGGCCTCGAAGAGGTTGTCGAGAGTACCGAAGTACGCGCCGCCCCATCCCGACATCGTCTCGTTGAACGTACAACACGAGAGCCCCTCGTAGGCCGACGCCTGCGTCGTAAACCCGTATTCGAGGTCGTGCTGGTCGCGCGTGTCGGCGACGACCTGTGAGAACTCCTGCCAGGACAGTGACTCGGTCGCCCAGTTTTCGCCCTCGGGATCGTAGCCCGCCTGTTCGACGAGGTCCTTCCGATAGACCATCACAGCGAAGTCCGGAAACAGCGGCAGAGCGTTGAGATCACCGGTTTCCGGATTTCTCGCCGTCTGAACCGCCGCATCGAGGTAGGTCTCCTCGATGCGGTTCAGGATCTCGTCCGAGAAATGTTCGGTCAAGTTGAGCGTCTGTTCGCGGAGGATGAATGGGATCGTCCATCCCGAGTCCATCATGAAGATGTCCGGCGGTGCTCGCCCCGCCTGGAGCGCCGACTGGATGTCCTGTCGGCGCTGTTCGGTGTTGTTGGCGGCCGCACGGACCTCGAAGGAGATCGAGTCGTCGAGCCCCGCCTCCCAGGCCGCTTGCTGCAGTTCGCCGCTGATGTTCTGGAAGTCCGTATCGGCGTGAATGATGATCGCGTCCTGGTCGGCACTCCCGAGACACCCCGCAAGGCCGAGCGATCCGGCCGTGACACCGGAAGCCCCGGCTGCCTTGACGAACGTGCGTCTCGATACCCCGGAACGTCGTCTATTGCTCCCTCGACCCATCTCCTGCGGAGAGACGAATCTTTCCTATTTAGTTGTTTGGTATACCCATACTACGAGTGTTGTAAACCGCTGCTTGATGCGTGTTAGGGGGTGAACCTGTGGAGCGTCTGATTACACTCCGGACAGGCGAGGACGGCCCCCGGTTCGACGTTCCGGGGGTTGCCACAGCACCGACGCGGATCGCGCTCCTCGAGGAGCGACTCACAGACCGGACACCGTTCGAGGAAGGCCCGCAGAGCGCGGGCGGCGGCGAGCCGTTCGGCGCTTGATTGGCCCGGGATGCGCCCGTCGAGCGCCGCCACCGCGGCCAGCTCCGCGATCACGGCCGGCCGGGTCACCCACGCCTCGCCGCCCGCCGGCCCGGTCAGCACCACAAGCGGGTGCTCGCCGTCGAGTACCTCCGCGGTCGTCCCCTCCACGACCGCCTCGATCGCGTCGATCAGCTCGGTGTCGGAAAGCGCCCGCAGCCGCCGCATCTCCGCCCGCCAGTCGTCGACAAACGCCGCCGCGAGCTGGAGTCGCTCGTTCTCCGGGCGGATCACCCGCATCTCGATCAGCGCCGCGAGCGTTCGCTCGCCGAGGTCGTCGTCATGTCCGTCCGGAGCGAGCGACCCGGTCGCGGCGTGGTCGGGTTCGTCGGCCAGCGCCCGGTGGACGCGCCCGGTGAGCTGCGGGGTGTAGGGCACGAGATACCCTCGGAGCCAGATGGCTCCCGTCCCCGCGACCAGCCCCGCGAGGGCCAGCAGAGGCGAGAACGGAGCGAGGGCGAGACAGCAGACGAGGAGGATCACACCGTTGGCGGCGGTACAGGGCCAACAGCGGTTCGTCCCGATGTACTCCGGCCGGCGAAAGGTGGCGAGCGTGACCATCGGTGGCGGTTGTCGCGGCGGGGGTATCAGGGTTCCGTCAGGCGGGTCATGGGTGGAAGTCAGATGTCGGATCGCGCGGGCGAGCCAGCGGGTGCGCGATCCTGTGCGTAGACGTCGTCGAGCTGTTCGCTCAACAGCCGCTTCAGCCGCGCGGGGTCGGGCACGTTATGGAGCGTGATCTCGACCTCGCCGGTGCCCGCACTGGTGATGATCACGTCACCGTACGAGAGCGCGCGTTCGAGCACCGACTGGCTGAAGGAGGTGTTCTGGATCCGCTCGTAGCGGATCTGGGTGACGTCCCGCGAGACCAGCCCTTCCTTGTGGTAGACCTCGGAACTCGTGATGACGTAGCCCGTCGAGATCCGCCGGAGGTGTGTCAGCGCGATCAGCCCGAGGCCGGCGACGACGCAAAGAACGCCGACGATACCGTAGGAGTCGAGCGCCAGCGACCCGACGGTCCCGAGAACGACGAGCGCGACGCCGGCGGCGAACGTCCCGGCGTAGGAGACGAGACTCGGGTGGCCGGCCCACAGGATCTCCTCGTCGGGCCCGAGATCGAGCCAGTCGCTCCCGCCGAAGCGACGCGGTAGTTCGCTCATACCTGACAGGACGGTGGGAACGGCCAAGAGCGTTCCGCACCTCTTGACGGTTTCGCCGCCCTCATCGGTGATCCCCGGCCCGTTGGCCTCGACGGCGGCGATGGTCGATCCGGAGTTGGGAGCCCGACCTCGGACGACGCACTCCGTGGGTCAGAGGTCACCGGTCGCACGCGACCAGACCGGCGTTTTGGGTGCTTCCAAGCGCTCGATCTCCTCGTCGGTGAGCGAGATCGACACCGCCCCGGCGTTCTCCTCGAGATGGTCGATCGATCGGGGCCCGATGATCGGCGCGTCGACGACCTCCTTTTCGAGGAGCCACGCGAGACTGACCTGCGCAGGCGAGGCTTCCTTCTCGTCGGCGAGCTCGCGGACGGCGTCGAGCACCGCCCAGTTCTCCTCGGTGAATCGCTCGCGGGTGTGCTCGTCGGTCGCCGCCCGCCCCTCGTCGGGGTCGGCGTCCCGGTCGTATTTCCCGGTGAGAAAGCCCCCCGCGAGCGGGCTCCACGGGATCACGCCGACCTCCTGGTCGGCACACACGGGTAACAGGTTCTCCTCCTCGTGGCGGTCGGCGAGACTGTACTCCGGTTGCATCGAGACGAACCGTTCGTACCCGTTGAGATCGCTCTCGTAG encodes:
- a CDS encoding carbohydrate ABC transporter permease; protein product: MATETETAETGSNEQGAERDSGPFERWVGDSISDPGRAYRPLFWLVTIFFLVTTLFPFYWLLMVALTPEGQLQDVWLTPNGFNPGVFIEVFEILPFHRYMFNSFVIATVSTIVVLLVASLAGYVFGRLSFPGKGPLMLLVLLVSFFPPAAFFIPLNDLFNTSVSILEPVLSNGSLYNTPFALVIPLSAIYMPLAIFILTTFYSQIPDGLEDAARVEGTTRLGALFRVIVPLSAPGVATAGVLTFIGVYNEFFFSFLMTDGQPQNWAPILDGILGFQGQYQTLYNAMAAASIIGVLPMAILVVVAQEKIVSGLTAGGLKE
- a CDS encoding carbohydrate ABC transporter permease, translating into MSTERHNRGRLAPVIDWMENLSEAAYAYLLLAPAFAILAVVAFYPLASTFWISFLENQTRGAASVGGFVGFQNYIDILTGDVRLARQFLDIQLTGSFPFIEPGVGLFQQALFVTLAFAILNVLFTTLIGFGQALVLDKDFRGRRWVRVAVILPWAVPIVIQGMIFFLIFQPTVGFGTDLMNSLGLFSANPLASSQDSFFIVLIADVWKTSAFMALLILAGLQSVDRSLYDVAKVSGASAWQRFRLITLPLALPAVLVAMLFRTMEAMRIYGLIESTAGCTTVPSMTCMVVEAMFGGTRIYGTAAAVAFMTAAIIGVFISIYLVKFRDTDGGIY
- a CDS encoding substrate-binding domain-containing protein — its product is MGRGSNRRRSGVSRRTFVKAAGASGVTAGSLGLAGCLGSADQDAIIIHADTDFQNISGELQQAAWEAGLDDSISFEVRAAANNTEQRRQDIQSALQAGRAPPDIFMMDSGWTIPFILREQTLNLTEHFSDEILNRIEETYLDAAVQTARNPETGDLNALPLFPDFAVMVYRKDLVEQAGYDPEGENWATESLSWQEFSQVVADTRDQHDLEYGFTTQASAYEGLSCCTFNETMSGWGGAYFGTLDNLFEAGDRPITVEEEEVLDTIRMMRAFMYGQDDEHALEGYEQIAPTSIVQWTEDTSLGPFANGNAVANRNWPAFAIAETATEDAFGDAIGAMPIPYGVTPEEASHDGLGGTCTALGGWHLAINPNTERIDECVQLLEALTAENAQLTLYEEGTWFPPNLDLLETDEAQQIEPLNRYIDTFQTLGENAVPRPVTDIWAEQGAVIAIEVHNAYTQEKTPEQAMSDLKDRLQDSEQDVGN
- a CDS encoding PH domain-containing protein, with product MSELPRRFGGSDWLDLGPDEEILWAGHPSLVSYAGTFAAGVALVVLGTVGSLALDSYGIVGVLCVVAGLGLIALTHLRRISTGYVITSSEVYHKEGLVSRDVTQIRYERIQNTSFSQSVLERALSYGDVIITSAGTGEVEITLHNVPDPARLKRLLSEQLDDVYAQDRAPAGSPARSDI